The DNA window CGGATTTGCGATTTGCAGCTCAAGATCGCCGGCACCGAGCTGGAGTCGCGCATCGAGAAATTTTACGCCGAACTTTCCGCAAAGGGAATTTCCTTCAAACCGATTTGCTATCTTGGCGACGAGTGGTTTTGTCCCGAGGGCTCGACGGCCATCGCCATTCCCTTCTACTTGGCCCATGCGCGCTTAAAAAAACTCGAGGCCAAGATGATGATGGAAGTCGAGGGCGACAGCGAGCCCTGGTGCTTGCGCCTGCTGCGCCATGAGATGGGCCATGTGCTCAACCACGCCTATCTGCTCGGCAACGACAAACGCTGGCAAAAACTTTTCGGTTCGGCGTCGTTGGAATATTCCGAAAGCTTTCGCGCCCGTCCCTACAGTAAACGCTTCGTGCGCCATCTCGACGGTTACTACGCGCAGAGCCATCCCGAAGAAGACTTCGCCGAAACCATCGCCATCTGGCTCACCCCCGACCTCGACTGGCACCATCAATACAAGGGTTGGAAGGCGCTGGAAAAGTTGGAATACGTCGACGGCCTGATGCAGCGCCTCGCCGGCAAACCGCCGCGGGTTTTTTCCAAAGCGAAAATCAGCGATGCGTCGCGGCTCCGTTCACGTCTCGAAGCGCACTATAAACGGCGCCGGCGCACCTACGCCGAAGATTTTCCCGATTTTTTCGACACCGATCTCAAACGGCTGTTCGTCGAATCCGCCAACTCGCCCCAGAGCGAACGCGCCGCGGCATTTTTACGGCGCTCGAACAAATTGATTCTCAACGCCGTCTCGGCCTCCACCGGCGAACCTAAATTCACCATCAGCCGGCTGCTGCGCGCGCTCACCGAGCGCTGCGCCGAGCTCGATCTGCGCCTGCGCGCGGAATCCGCCGCCGTGGAGGTCGCTGCCTATCTGGCGACGTTAGCATCGCACTATCGTCTAACCGGCAAGTTCAAGGATTCCTAATGCGCCCGGCGAACAAACGGCTCAAGGTACTCGTCCTGTTCGGCAGCGCCGGCACGCCGCCGGCGGATCAAGATTTCACCAAGGAATTGAAAACCGAAGACTTCGCGGCCGAAGCCCATGTCATCGACGCACTCAAACAACTCGGCCACGAAACACGCACGCTGGGCATCTGGGACGAAGCGTCGCTAATCATCGACGAGATCAAAGCCAATCCGCCCGATGTGGTGTTCAACCTCACCGAACATTTCAACGAAATCTCCGCCTACGACCGCAACGTCGCCAGCCTTTTGGAAATGATCGGCGTGCCCTACACCGGTTCGAGCCCGACCGGTCTGACGTTGTGCAAGAACAAAGGCATGGCCAAGGAACTGCTCGCCTATCACAAGATTCGCGTGCCCAACTTCGCGATCTACACCCCCGGCGCGCCGATCAAGCGGCCGAGCCGATTGAAATTCCCCCTGTTCATCAAACCGGCGGAAGACGAAGCGTCCTACGGCATCGCGCAGGATTCGTTTGTCGAAGACGACAGCGCCTTCGAGGAACGGATTCGCTTCATCCATGAACGGATGAACCAACCGGCGCTGGCGGAAGAATTTATCGAGGGGCGGGAAATCTACGTCAGTCTGCTCGGCAACGGAAGCCTGCGCGTGTTTCCATTTCGCGAAGTGATCTTCGGCGAAATTCCCGAAGGCCAACCGAAGTTTTCCACATTCAAAGCCAAATGGGACAACGCCTACCGCAAACGCTGGGGCATCCAAAATGTTTTCGCCGAACCGTTTGCCAACGGCACCGACCAACGCATCGCCAAGATCTGCAAATCGGTTTACCGCGCGCTGCGCATCCGCGGCTACGGCCGCATCGATCTGCGGGTGACGCCGGCGGGCGACATCGTCGTGCTCGAAGCCAACCCCAATCCCAATCTCGACCGCGAAGATGAATTCGCCCAGTCGGCGAGCAAAGTCGGCATGAGCTTTCCACACTTGGTACAGCGCATCATTCAGTTGGCGCTGACCGCCAGCCATTGAGTTACAATGAAACGGTTGCGATCGATTAACCGCTCTTGTCGGATCGTACTCGCGGCGGTCATTTTCATTTGCAGCGGATTCGTTGCCATCGCGTTCGGCGCGGCGGCGCCGCGTCTGCTTATTTTAAATCTTGACGAGCTCAACCAAGCGAAAAATCGGCTCGACGCCAACGACGCCACGCTGCTGCCGGCGTTGAACCGACTCAAGCGAGACGCCGACCGCGCACTCAGCGCCGGTCCCTTCGCGGTGACGCACAAGGAACTCACGCCGCCCAGCGGCGACAAGCACGACTACATGAGCATCGCGCCCTACTGGTGGCCCAATCCGAATGCGCCCAACGGCTTGCCTTATATCCGGCGCGACGGCGTGGTCAATCCGGAACGGGACCAGACATCGGATCGCAAACGTTTCGCCGATCTCGTTTACTCGGTAAACACTCTCGCTCAGGGATATTTTTTCACCGGCCGTGAAGACTACGCCGCCTATGCGGCCAAGCTCCTGCGCGTCTGGTTTCTCGACGACGCGAGCAAAATGAATCCCCATCTGCGCTACGCTCAAGCGGTGCCGGGAAGAAATCTCGGCCGCGGCGCGGGAATCATTGAAACGCACAACTTGCCGGAACTGTTGGATGCCGTCGGGTTATTGGCGGGCTCGAATCATTGGAGCGAAGTCGAACAGAAAACATTGCAAGAATGGTTCGGCAAATATCTAACCTGGCTTCTCGACGGCGCCGAAGGCAAAGCAGAAGCCAAAGCACAGAACAATCACGGCACTTGGTACGACGTCCAAGTCGCCGCATTCGCGCTATTCGCTGGGCGCGACGACGTGGCGAAACAATTACTGAGCGAATTCTCAGCCAAGCGCATCGCCAAGCAGGTCGAAGCCGACGGCCGCCAGCCGCAAGAACTCGAACGCACGCAATCTTGGCATTATTCAATCTTCAATCTCGAAGCCATCATCAGCGCCGCCAGCCTCGGCGATAAGCTCGGCGTCGATCTATGGAATTTCGAATCAGCGGACAAACGGAGTATCCGCAAAGCGCTCGACTGGCTTACGCCGTT is part of the Deltaproteobacteria bacterium genome and encodes:
- a CDS encoding ATP-grasp domain-containing protein; the protein is MRPANKRLKVLVLFGSAGTPPADQDFTKELKTEDFAAEAHVIDALKQLGHETRTLGIWDEASLIIDEIKANPPDVVFNLTEHFNEISAYDRNVASLLEMIGVPYTGSSPTGLTLCKNKGMAKELLAYHKIRVPNFAIYTPGAPIKRPSRLKFPLFIKPAEDEASYGIAQDSFVEDDSAFEERIRFIHERMNQPALAEEFIEGREIYVSLLGNGSLRVFPFREVIFGEIPEGQPKFSTFKAKWDNAYRKRWGIQNVFAEPFANGTDQRIAKICKSVYRALRIRGYGRIDLRVTPAGDIVVLEANPNPNLDREDEFAQSASKVGMSFPHLVQRIIQLALTASH